The following proteins come from a genomic window of Daphnia carinata strain CSIRO-1 chromosome 6, CSIRO_AGI_Dcar_HiC_V3, whole genome shotgun sequence:
- the LOC130699525 gene encoding LOW QUALITY PROTEIN: uncharacterized protein LOC130699525 (The sequence of the model RefSeq protein was modified relative to this genomic sequence to represent the inferred CDS: inserted 1 base in 1 codon): MVGASMLVHVTHIDDSPRGRQGPCVYFWGMTHDRSLYLLMEKYLESVRHYLEIMPPPLNLNVLDQVCCVLINHQWHRARVPEPKLSHSGTIEVFCIDSGDTHSVPLAFVRTLDIPGHEAEHIREWPPLASKFILADMVAPRGPGSRSQWSEPAMMFLKIHVENRTWKAAPMGMYGEHQGVRLFDSNNQLLATLMIQQGLGVAAQTYHEALNMCDVLERQPAYMKAAANIGHIGGNSSAANNTLPPAFAIPSTYRDQHPAFTVTTSYSSKQSPIPPRAFVTNDIPHSGRHDVIVTHIPDGPLKFYVQLKSEIKDLMSLRKKLDTVVPRPMHGKPKLGTPCIAVSPTDKLFHRGLITGINEGGNQCSCTVYFADIGTQEPVSLSLICHIPDELLMPRLFAYRVSLFGVEEVLKLTGLKEIFTALVNSAAHLQVEVVEDDEGKQKVNLYDPSGHSLHEVLISIQSNLLATKFQTVTPSPSTPPKSNVVPTCVTDISPVQIDLEESLCVIHPENPGCFFGQFEKIPVNSLNEMVSELTTVYSFNPNSPLLYADVRSHLGHYGVVLWEEDNNFYRIQITKEMVNDAEIHFIDYGNFLEVPRCKILAPLEGLTRFRHPPFGIHCRLEGDVALSVSEWKEAILDKSVVVTVGKCENGIYSATLTNDPCNYEIVKMVSKKVTPTCKVSHNTPGVIVRSDSSSAAAQVVPPAEPQRPSDDRRRRNKDVVNFGRSHYVHPNAKEANWRTAGAEETQTSVQTKLSSKESNWRSSANPIQEVIRAPRGPPPAMANQEIKGPVGFQRLGSTEKSQSLVTKLTPELSPSAIIPILPKPVAMVAVQKELSYPAQVPPNAGKQIEVICVANPSSFYVRLIETSSLLADMVRKLNTLYSDETQGFILNAKMGSACAVQYETDNQWYRGKIIELKESSLTPQFTVLFVDYGNTQLCSLKQVKYVDESFVQLPALAYHCKLEGTEGSRTWTIEEENKFKEYSMDKTLTATFAACDSEGKYPIRLVDENGSVKIIINDLFVTKSTCLSPPSEGYTYLPVPETPIDVNVAWYHNPGRIFTSPVDLSAYQSELDELEKFYSCLSHDELVEDQPRVGLPCVARFTGDERYYRSRILAIQDRVAKVLFVDYGNDQDTPLAQLKRIVPRFMKFPQLTWHSKLKGVKKMATGPLNPNPQKHIAACFLTEQTLSASFHPVGPDNNGIFEVNLVVPGIGDVAQYLIQQKILDSIPVETETKYAVQNLNFTPGQIISTQAVAPYIKSATEFWVQLEPQSIFAITKRIDTLVLDPKFTNSKDYTASVGEPCMAFFADDGCWYRAIVESVNGDTATVHYVDYGNSCAVNISDLRPLPVDVSQQPAAAYKCSVVGAEAFTEEVSLAFETLIVELEAFSVHCVNVIDGTLNVRLFSTDGVDLIEQLCNSHLNRPQIEELHVVNVVSAPIPTTESQDEVIAEESALVTCSVIEEDVHHTPVMPEPPTSESVTEGQPPIDCVKVYVTYSVSPNEFWLQLRQNNDVLIGMLDEIADTYEADKESFRIEGQPVVHQIYGVHHPTYCAWYRAKVINISEDIAEVQFIDYGDTLSVPLEDVLNLPEKFLNIPAMAIQGNLSVESSEAIAVKFNDVCFESDDMHWASLGTDDNGVQFVKSLFIGDSNVLDLIAVEESVAAPYDISLSTIPEALMEQSAQTPTGGDASHGSSPDRNVEVLVCSEELSFGNPLEPETEIKIEDDSSLDLTQLPTLDLNFAPGQRMSTYASVSHIESPTEIWIQLDPTAVDNLMSEIAAVDISSLVTAKPQVGGHCLALFPDNGQWHRAVVTQRDAGSNEVRVCYVDYGNSLMLNNEDLRVLSAHFAERPALAFKCALDGIERNVISSPSTDQCISVLQEEILTVTFSSRTSDCIYVRLFDTTGSDLNEKLGLPETFKVENVGANLLEFTAFDDVEMASPLLKATESSVSNLLDEQRVMPLEMAPTVEDTREIVAGHAEICNAEAVDVMQRIAVKEVEQADGFVQIADGHPQKDAGVIDWMQPGAMKANDASFPRVATLQLENHEDKIEHRCEHTVTEEDNFIIHSTQIAVDCPEYTEEAMADGMQQLTVEEHHFPASPVRVAVGDSKIEAKEVADSVQQTPVKSDDLVGSFMPIAPAYLENEGEEVADRMQQVAITESDLPESFSESIDSLMRQAILQQNVELKENEVREQLAILEQEVARADGGAEIDAQETTHLASPNAETTENLNVPEHEFTHIVGSHADTTSIVLRPPVELPAIDSVALEGSVVAASAKAEEGRTGNAPIPDPCSHSDRTVGENLFDERVVMQIKTEVVSDHEDDAVPKGNVYVSYIVSPGDFWMQKTEDEQTIGDLDYQMSDLNLDASSKYELKEPLMVGNIYAAKHHGYGYWYRARLLKFEDNLAEVIFVDYGDTRVVTTADIRHLPRVLQGVPPXAFHAKLAALHLDCWPEKTTNVMKELCRPEDVCRATFRTKDVDGIVEVDSLVCGNCDVVSAILTSLVCEHHVDAPSLQHVAQPVLPQRNEPYAGTPQVDAQLFFIRVQPDKDVVKTSHNLVEGEGNLPVE; this comes from the exons ATGGTGGGTGCTAGTATGCTAGTACACGTAACTCACATTGATGATTCCCCCCGAGGTCGTCAAGGACCGTGTGTCTATTTCTGGGGGATGACCCACGACCGAAGCCTGTATTTGTTAATGGAAAAATATCTCGAATCTGTCCGACATTATCTGGAAATAATGCCTCCTCCACTGAATCTAAATGTGTTGGATCAAGTTTGTTGTGTGCTGATAAATCACCAGTGGCACAGGGCAAGAGTGCCCGAACCCAAACTCAGCCATTCAGGCACAATTGAAGTTTTTTGCATTGATTCTGGAGATACTCACTCTGTTCCTTTAGCATTTGTTCGAACATTAGATATTCCTGGGCATGAGGCTGAACACATACGAGAGTGGCCTCCTTTGGCAAGCAAATTCATCCTTGCTGATATGGTAGCCCCCCGTGGACCTGGGTCTCGTTCTCAGTGGAGTGAGCCTGCCATGATGTTCTTGAAAATTCATGTGGAAAACAGAACATGGAAAGCTGCACCAATGGGGATGTATGGTGAACACCAAGGTGTGCGCCTCTTTGACTCTAACAATCAACTTTTGGCAACCTTGATGATTCAACAAGGATTGGGTGTAGCCGCACAGACATACCATGAAGCATTAAACATGTGTGATGTGCTTGAAAGACAACCTGCCTACATGAAGGCTGCTGCCAACATTGGCCACATAGGAGGCAACAGTTCGGCCGCCAACAACACACTACCACCTGCGTTCGCTATCCCATCTACTTATCGTGACCAACACCCTGCTTTTACGGTGACGACAAGCTACTCCTCGAAACAATCGCCAATCCCTCCCAGAGCGTTCGTAACGAACGATATACCTCACAGCGGAAGGCACGATGTCATCGTAACACACATTCCCGACGGACCTCTAAAATTCTACGTTCAACTGAAAAGTGAAATCAAAGATCTTATGAGCTTACGCAAAAAACTCGACACTGTAGTTCCCCGTCCGATGCATGGAAAACCGAAGCTTGGTACCCCATGTATTGCAGTTTCTCCTACAGATAAGCTTTTCCATCGCGGATTGATCACAGGCATCAACGAGGGTGGTAACCAATGCAGTTGCACTGTCTATTTCGCCGATATTGGAACGCAAGAGCCGGTTAGCCTTTCCTTGATTTGCCACATCCCGGATGAATTGCTGATGCCCCGCTTGTTTGCCTATCGCGTGTCTTTATTTGGTGTGGAAGAAgttttgaaactcactggCCTGAAAGAAATATTCACTGCACTGGTGAATTCAGCCGCCCATCTGCAAGTTGAAGTTGTGGAAGATGATGAGGGGAAACAGAAAGTAAATCTCTATGATCCCAGCGGCCATAGTTTACACGAAGTTCTTATTTCGATTCAGTCGAACCTTCTCgcaacaaaatttcaaaccgTCACCCCAAGCCCATCAACCCCACCGAAGAGTAATGTGGTTCCTACTTGCGTTACGGAT ATTTCTCCCGTTCAAATAGATTTGGAAGAAAGCCTTTGCGTGATCCATCCAGAGAACCCCGGCTGTTTTTTTGGACAGTTTGAGAAGATCCCCGTCAACAGTCTGAATGAAATGGTTTCGGAGCTCACGACAGTGTATTCTTTTAATCCCAATTCTCCACTTCTGTATGCAGATGTTAGGAGCCACCTTGGCCATTACGGCGTAGTTTTGTGGGAAGAAGACAACAATTTCTATCGCATTCAGATAACCAAGGAGATGGTGAATGACGCAGAAATTCACTTCATCGATTACGGAAATTTTCTTGAGGTGCCCCGATGCAAAATCCTTGCTCCTCTTGAAGGTTTGACGCGCTTCCGCCATCCACCTTTCGGCATACATTGCAGGCTAGAGGGTGATGTGGCCTTGTCCGTCTCGGAATGGAAAGAGGCCATCTTGGATAAGTCGGTTGTGGTTACAGTGGGAAAGtgtgaaaatggaatttattCCGCCACATTGACAAATGATCCCTGCAATTATGAAATTGTCAAAATGGTTTCAAAAAAGGTTACCCCGACATGCAAGGTGTCACACAATA cACCAGGGGTCATCGTACGCAGTGATTCATCGTCTGCTGCGGCTCAAGTAGTGCCTCCAGCAGAGCCACAGCGACCAAGCGATGATCGACGAAGGAGAAACAAAGATGTTGTCAATTTTGGAAGAAGCCATTACGTGCACCCCAATGCAAAAGAAGCTAACTGGAGAACAGCCGGAGCAGAAGAAACGCAAACGTCGGTTCAAACGAAATTGTCCAGTAAAGAATCTAACTGGAGATCCTCAGCAAATCCCATTCAAGAGGTCATACGGGCGCCGCGAGGTCCCCCTCCCGCAATGGCCAACCAGGAGATCAAAGGTCCGGTAGGATTCCAGAGATTAGGGTCGACCGAAAAATCACAATCTCTAGTTACAAAGCTCACACCTGAACTGTCACCTTCTGCCATAATCCCAATATTACCCAAGCCAGTCGCAATGGTCGCTGTCCAAAAAGAGCTCAGTTACCCTGCTCAAGTCCCTCCTAATGCGGGGAAGCAAATTGAAGTGATCTGCGTTGCTAATCCTTCAAGTTTCTACGTTCGTCTCATTGAAACCAGTTCGCTGCTGGCCGACATGGTTCGCAAGCTGAACACGTTGTACTCTG ACGAAACTCAAGGATTCATCCTAAATGCCAAAATGGGTTCTGCTTGTGCGGTGCAGTATGAAACAGACAACCAGTGGTACCGTGGAAAGATAATTGAATTGAAGGAGTCTTCTTTAACACCTCAGTTCACCGTGCTTTTTGTTGACTATGGCAATACCCAGCTGTGTTCTCTGAAACAAGTAAAATATGTTGACGAGTCCTTTGTTCAACTACCAGCACTAGCTTACCACTGCAAGCTGGAAGGAACAGAAGGTTCCCGGACTTGGacgattgaagaagaaaacaaattcaaagaaTACAGCATGGACAAAACTCTTACCGCCACATTCGCTGCCTGCGATTCTGAAGGCAAATACCCCATACGACTGGTCGATGAAAATGGAAGTGTTAAAATCATCATCAATGACCTGTTTGTGACAAAATCAACATGCCTTTCACCACCTAGTGAAGGGTATACCTATCTTCCGGTACCCGAAACGCCAATCGATGTAAACGTTGCGTGGTATCATAACCCAGGTAGGATCTTCACGAGCCCAGTGGATCTCTCCGCGTATCAA AGTGAATTGGATGAACTTGAAAAGTTTTATTCGTGCTTATCGCACGATGAACTGGTAGAGGACCAACCCAGAGTTGGATTGCCTTGCGTGGCTCGCTTTACTGGAGACGAACGTTACTACAGATCACGCATTCTAGCTATTCAAGATAGGGTAGCCAAAGTACTCTTTGTTGACTACGGAAACGACCAGGACACTCCGTTGGCGCAGTTGAAACGGATTGTTCCGCGCTTCATGAAATTTCCACAGCTG ACGTGGCATTCGAAGTTGAAGGGAGTGAAGAAAATGGCTACTGGCCCACTCAATCCCAATCCACAAAAACACATAGCCGCCTGCTTTTTAACTGAACAGACGCTCTCCGCATCGTTCCATCCTGTTGGTCCAG ATAACAACGGAATATTCGAAGTGAACCTGGTAGTTCCCGGGATTGGCGATGTGGCGCAATACttgattcaacaaaaaatcttGGACAGCATCCCAGTAGAAACTGAAACAAAATATGCGGTccagaatttaaatttcactCCAGGACAAATCATTTCCACTCAAGCCGTAGCTCCTTACATCAAATCAGCCACCGAGTTCTGGGTTCAGTTAGAACCGCAATCGATCTTTGCCATCACGAAACGTATTGACACTTTGGTCCTTGATCCCAAGTTCACTAACTCCAAAGATTATACGGCCTCGGTCGGCGAGCCTTGCATGGCGTTCTTCGCCGACGATGGTTGCTGGTATCGCGCCATTGTCGAATCTGTTAACGGGGACACTGCGACCGTCCATTATGTGGATTACGGCAACAGTTGCGCAGTAAACATCAGCGATTTGCGACCGCTACCAGTGGATGTGTCTCAACAACCTGCCGCTGCTTATAAATGCAGTGTAGTTGGAGCAGAAGCTTTCACTGAAGAAGTTTCCCTGGCTTTTGAAACTCTCATTGTCGAATTGGAAGCCTTCAGCGTACACTGCGTGAACGTGATCGATGGAACCCTGAACGTTCGCCTCTTCTCCACCGATGGCGTTGACTTGATTGAACAGCTGTGTAACTCGCACTTGAATCGACCACAGATCGAAGAACTACATGTCGTAAATGTGGTCAGTGCTCCCATTCCAACAACCGAATCACAAGATGAAGTAATCGCTGAAGAAAGTGCGCTTGTCACTTGTTCAGTGATAGAAGAGGACGTTCACCATACACCTGTGATGCCAGAGCCACCCACGTCAGAGTCGGTCACGGAGGGTCAACCGCCCATTGATTGTGTGAAGGTGTACGTCACGTATTCCGTATCTCCAAATGAGTTCTGGCTTCAACTGAGGCAGAACAATGACGTGTTGATTGGAATGTTGGACGAAATAGCCGATACTTACGAGGCTGATAAAGAATCATTTCGAATCGAGGGGCAACCCGTTGTCCATCAGATTTATGGAGTGCATCACCCCACTTACTGCGCATGGTACCGCGCCAAGGTCATCAACATTTCCGAAGACATTGCAGAAGTTCAGTTCATCGATTACGGTGATACTCTCAGCGTCCCACTGGAAGATGTACTGAATTTGCCTGAGAAATTCTTAAACATTCCGGCCATGGCCATCCAGGGAAATTTGTCTGTGGAATCGTCGGAAGCGATTGCAGTAAAATTCAACGACGTTTGTTTCGAGTCGGACGATATGCACTGGGCGTCATTGGGAACGGACGATAACGGCGTGCAATTTGTGAAATCGCTTTTCATCGGAGACTCCAACGTTCTCGATTTGATTGCCGTGGAAGAATCCGTAGCTGCCCCCTACGATATCAGCCTATCAACGATTCCCGAGGCCTTAATGGAACAGTCGGCACAAACGCCAACGGGAGGGGACGCAAGCCATGGCTCGTCACCAGACAGAAACGTCGAAGTTCTCGTTTGTTCCGAAGAGCTATCGTTCGGCAACCCACTGGAACCTGAGacagaaataaaaatcgaaGACGATTCATCTCTCGATCTCACACAACTGCCAACATTGGACTTGAATTTTGCTCCTGGCCAGCGGATGTCAACGTACGCCTCGGTATCGCACATCGAATCGCCCACAGAGATTTGGATTCAATTGGACCCGACCGCTGTCGATAACCTGATGTCCGAGATCGCCGCTGTAGATATATCTAGCTTAGTTACAGCGAAACCGCAGGTGGGCGGTCATTGTCTAGCGCTGTTTCCAGACAATGGACAATGGCATCGTGCCGTCGTAACTCAGAGAGACGCTGGATCGAATGAAGTACGCGTATGTTACGTCGATTACGGAAACTCTTTGATGTTAAACAATGAAGATCTTCGAGTTTTGTCGGCCCATTTTGCTGAGCGACCCGCGTTGGCTTTCAAGTGCGCGTTGGACGGGATCGAACGCAACGTCATATCATCTCCAAGCACCGATCAATGCATTTCCGTTCTCCAGGAAGAAATTCTCACCGTCACCTTTTCCAGCAGGACGTCTGACTGTATTTACGTCCGACTGTTCGACACGACAGGATCCGATCTCAACGAAAAACTGGGTCTACCTGAAACGTTCAAAGTTGAAAATGTCGGGGCGAACCTTTTGGAATTCACGGCCTTTGACGATGTGGAAATGGCGTCGCCGTTACTGAAAGCCACCGAGTCTTCCGTTTCCAACCTTTTAGACGAGCAACGTGTTATGCCGTTAGAAATGGCTCCTACGGTTGAAGACACGAGAGAAATTGTTGCTGGACACGCGGAAATTTGCAATGCAGAAGCCGTTGATGTTATGCAGCGGATTGCAGTGAAAGAGGTCGAGCAAGCCGATGGGTTTGTGCAAATCGCGGATGGACACCCACAGAAGGACGCGGGCGTAATCGATTGGATGCAGCCAGGGGCAATGAAAGCGAACGACGCGAGCTTTCCACGAGTTGCGACATTGCAATTAGAAAATCATGAAGACAAAATAGAACATCGTTGCGAACATACTGTGACCGAAGAGGATAACTTCATCATTCATTCTACGCAGATTGCTGTTGATTGTCCAGAATATACGGAGGAGGCAATGGCCGATGGAATGCAACAACTGACTGTCGAAGAACATCATTTTCCCGCCAGTCCAGTGCGAGTCGCTGTCGGAGATTCGAAAATCGAGGCAAAGGAAGTTGCGGATAGCGTACAACAAACTCCAGTCAAGAGTGACGACCTGGTTGGAAGTTTTATGCCAATCGCGCCTGCATATTTAGAAAACGAAGGAGAAGAAGTAGCGGATCGAATGCAACAAGTGGCCATAACGGAGAGCGATCTTCCCGAAAGCTTTAGCGAGTCGATCGATTCGTTGATGCGCCAAGCTATACTGCAACAAAACGTGGagctgaaagaaaacgaagttCGCGAACAGTTAGCCATCCTCGAACAAGAAGTAGCCCGTGCAGATGGTGGCGCGGAAATTGACGCGCAAGAAACGACGCATTTGGCGTCGCCCAATGCGGAAACAACAGAGAATTTAAACGTCCCTGAACACGAGTTTACGCATATTGTCGGCTCACATGCGGATACTACCTCAATCGTATTACGTCCTCCCGTTGAGCTTCCAGCCATTGACAGCGTGGCACTCGAAGGATCGGTCGTTGCTGCATCGGCAAAGGCGGAAGAAGGAAGAACGGGAAATGCCCCAATCCCCGATCCGTGCTCCCATTCTGACCGGACGGTCGGGGAAAATTTGTTCGATGAACGGGTCGTGATGCAGATCAAAACTGAAGTCGTATCCGATCATGAAGATGATGCCGTACCGAAAGGGAATGTGTACGTGTCGTACATCGTGTCTCCAGGTGATTTCTGGATGCAGAAAACCGAAGATGAACAAACGATAGGTGATCTCGACTACCAGATGTCCGACTTGAATCTCGATGCTTCATCGAAATATGAACTGAAAGAACCACTCATGGTTGGCAACATTTACGCAGCTAAACATCATGGTTACG GCTATTGGTACAGAGCCAGACTGCTGAAATTCGAAGACAACTTGGCCGAAGTGATTTTTGTTGATTACGGAGACACGAGGGTGGTTACAACTGCGGACATCCGCCACCTTCCGCGAGTTTTGCAGGGCGTTCCCC TGGCGTTTCACGCTAAATTGGCCGCTTTGCATTTGGACTGCTGGCCTGAAAAGACGACCAACGTCATGAAGGAGCTCTGCCGTCCCGAAGACGTTTGCCGAGCAACGTTTCGCACCAAAGACGTCGATGGCATCGTCGAGGTGGATTCTCTCGTCTGCGGCAATTGCGACGTCGTGAGTGCAATCCTTACCAGCCTGGTGTGTGAACATCACGTTGACGCGCCCTCGCTGCAGCATGTTGCGCAACCCGTCTTGCCACAGCGCAACGAACCGTACGCTGGAACGCCTCAGGTGGATGCCCAGCTCTTTTTCATCCGTGTCCAACCGGACAAGGATGTTGTGAAAACAAGTCACAACCTCGTCGAAGGTGAAGGGAATCTTCCAGTTGAGTGA